From the genome of Ralstonia insidiosa:
GGGCGCCGTTGTAGCTGGGGATGACCACTGGCAGTGCGTGTTCCGGCGTGTCGGGCGCGGGCAGTGGCCGGCAGTGGGCGTGGGTGGCTTCCAGCATGCCGTCCAGCTCTTCCGGGGTTTCGCCCTTGATGCGGTAGGCCATGAGGATGGCGCCGAGTTGGATCTCGGCCACGCGGCCTTCGAGCATGGCGGTGAAGAGGGCGTGCGCATCGTGCTTGACAAGGGCGCGGGCGCCGTCCGCGCCGCGGCCGATTTCCTTGATGAAACGGGCGGCGGGGAAGGGGCCGTTCGAGAGGGCTTCCTCAGCGGCGTTGTCGGGGAGGATGGGGGGAGCGGGCATGGGTTTGGTGCGGTGTTGATGGCGTGGTGAGGATCATAGCGCTGTGGGTTGCGCTGGCGCCATGGTGGGTTCGTTTTGCTTTTGTGTTGGTGGTCCATCCCCTGCCGGGGCTGACTCACTTTCTTTGGCAAGACAAAGAAAGTGAGTCGGCCCCGGCAGGGGACGAAAGGGAGGCAAACCACCAACATCAAAACCGAAAACCAAACACAAAAAACTCAAGCCGCTTCCGCCACCGGGTGCCGCTGCTTCCGATACAAGAAATCCAAAACAGCCGTCCGACAGGTGTGATAAGTCGGATCCTCCGCCAACGCCATCCGATCCCGCGGCCGCGGCAAATCCACCGTCAACACTTCGCCAATCGTCGCCGCCGGCCCATTCGTCATCATGACAATGCGGTCCGCCAGCAGCACCGCCTCATCCACATCGTGCGTCACCATCACAACGGTACTGCCCGTAGACGCCACGATCTTCAGCAGTTCGTCCTGCAAGTGCGCCCGCGTCAGCGCATCCAACGCCCCAAACGGCTCATCCATCAGCAGCACCTTCGGCTCCATGGACAGCGCCCGCGCAATCCCCACCCGCTGCTTCATCCCCCCCGAAATCTCATGCGGATGCTTCTGCTCGGCATGCGTCAGCCCCACCAGTGCCAGTGCCGCATGCGTGCGCTCACGCAACTGGGCCTTCGTCTCGGTCTTGCCAAACACCCGCTCCACCGCGAGGTACACGTTGTCAAAGCACGTGAGCCACGGCAGCAGCGAATGGTTCTGAAACACCACCGCCCGATCCGGCCCCGGCCCGGCAATCTCACGCTCCGCCAGGATCAACCCACCCGTGGTCGGCCGCGTCAGGCCGGCAATCAGGTTCAGCAACGTCGACTTACCGCACCCCGAGTGCCCGATCAACGCAATGCACTCACCGCGCGCCACCGTCAGGTCGATATCGCGCAGGGCAACGAACGCACCCTTCTTGGTCTTGAACGTCTGCCCGACGTTTTCAATGCGCAGGAATTTTTCGCTCATGGTCGCCCCTCTCAAACTGAGTCGTACGAGAACCGCCGCGCAATCGCCAGCAGCGCATGCTCCAGCAGCAAGCCCACCACGCCAATCACAAAGATGGCGATGACGATGTGCTCGACCTTCAGGTTGTTCCACTCATCCCACAGCCAGAAGCCGATGCCGACCCCGCCGGTGAGCATCTCTGCCGCCACGATCACCAGCCACGCCGTGCCGATGGACAGCCGCACGCCCGTCAGCATGTACGGCAGCACGGCCGGAAACAGCACCCGCGTGAACACCTTCCACTCCGATAGGTTCAGCACCCGCGCCACGTTCAGGTAATCCTGCGGCACGCGCGTCACGCCCACGGCGGTGTTGATGACCATCGGCCAGATCGAGCAGATGAAGATCGCCCAGATGGCTGCCGGATTGGCAGACTTGAACAGCAATAGTCCGATCGGCAGCCACGCCAGCGGCGACACCGGCCGCAGCAGGCTGATGATGGGCGAGGCCATCGCGTTCAGGAACGCAAAGCGCCCGATCAGGAAGCCCGCCGGAATGCCGATGACCGCCGCCATGCCAAAGCCCGCACCCACCCGCGCGAGTGAGGCCAGCACGTTCCAGCCCACGCCCTGGTCATTCGGGCCATTGCGATAAAACGGATCGGCGAAGAGGGCGACCGCGGCTTTCCACGTCACAGCCGGTGTCGGCAACGCAGGGATGGCCGTGGCGATGCCCTGCCACGCCAGCACGAAGATCACCAGGCCCAGCATCGGCGGAAAGCTGCGCACCACGGCGGCCACAAACCAGTCGCGCAATGCGATGCGACGCGTGGGGATAGCGGCGTCGGACTGCACGCCGGACAACGTTTTGACGAGCGTGTTCATGTCGGGCTCCATCAATATGAGGGACCGCAATCAGGGAGGGCAGGCGTCAGGCTTTCAGCTTGAAGCCGTCGGCATAGGCTGCGGGGTTCTTCGCATCCCACACCACGCCATCGATCAGCTTGGCCGTGCGCATGTCGCTCTTGGGCAAGGGCGTGCCGGTGGCAGCCGCGGCCTGCTTGAAGATGTCGATGCGGTTGACCTGCTTGGCGACCGCCGCGTAATCCGGGTGCGTCTTCAACAGCCCCCAGCGCTTCTGCTGCGTGAGGAACCACATGCCGTCCGACAGGTACGGAAAGTTGACCGCGCCGTCGTGATAGAAGCGCATCGGGTCCGGGTCGTCCCACGTCTTGCCGATGCCGTTCGTGTAGCGGCCCAGCATGCGGTCCAGGATGATGTCCATGTCGGTGTTGACGTAGGACTTGGCGGCGATCGTCTCGGCCGTCTTGCGGCGGTTCGACGCCGAGGCATCGATGAACTTTCCCGCCTCCAGCACCGCAGCGGTGAGCGCGCGTGCCGTGTTCGGATACTTCTGCACGAACTCCGCCGTGGTGCCGAGCACCTTCTCCGGGTGGTCCTTCCAGATGGCCTGCGTGGTCTCGGCGGTAAAGCCGATGTTGTCGGCAATCGCCCGGGCGCCCCACGGCTCGCCCACGCAATAACCATCCATGTTGCCCACGCGCATGTTGGCCACCATCTGCGGCGGCGGCACGGTGATGGCCTTCGCGTCCTGCAGCGGATGGATGCCGTGCGCGGCCAGCCAGTAGTACAGCCACATCGCGTGCGTGCCCGTCGGGAAGGTCTGCGCGAAGACGTACTCGCGCTTGTCCCTCGCCATCACGGCCTTGAGCGATGCGCCATCCTTGACGCCCGCCTCCTTGAGCTTGTTCGACAGCGTGATGGCTTGGCCGTTGTTGTTGAGCGTCATCAGCACGGCCATGTCCTTCTTTGGCCCGCCAATGCCGAGCTGCACGCCGTAGATCAAGCCGTAGAGCACGTGCGCCGCATCCAAGTCGCCCGACACCAGCTTGTCGCGCACGCCGGCCCACGAGGCTTCCTTGGACGGCGTGATCTTGATGCCGTACTTCTTGTCGATGCCCAGCGTGGAGGCCATCACCACCGACGCGCAGTCGGTCAGCGGAATGAAGCCCACCTTCAACTCGGTCTTCTCGGGCGCATCGGAGCCGGCAGCCCAGGCACCAGCACGCACCAGCGGATCGATCAATGCCACGGCACTGCCTCCTGCAATCGTCGCTGCAGCCTTGATGACGCTGCGGCGCTTCGGGTTGATCGGGTTGACGACGGGGTCAGTCTTGTCTGGCGCGGCCATCCAGGGCTCCAAGGAAAGAAAAAGGCGTCTCGACGCGCGGCCACGCCCCTCCATGATGGGGAGCGCGTTTGCCGTGCATCGAGACGCCGTTGTCTCGCGCCGATACCCACGTTGGCATCGGCTCGCAGCGACACTTGCAAGGGGTATGCCAGCGGTGTTGGTGCATCTCTTGTTTCGTCCCCTGCCGGGGCCGACTTACTTTCTTTGTCTTGCCAAAGAAAGGTAAGCAAAGAAAGGCGCGCCCGAGATGGCGAAAGACTCCTTGAATTTGCGTAACCGGGCGGAGGCGGGGAAAACTCGCTGCGCTCAGACAGTTCCCCGCCTTTTTTCCGCCCGCTTACGAAAATTCAAGGCGCCATCAAGGGCAGGAACGGCCAAACCGTCTGGAGATGTGGGTGAGCGCCGCAGGTGGGGTGTGGCGCGAGGCTGGTGCGTTTCCGGCGCCGGACTTGTGCGGTGCACCAAAACTGGGCGGCGCCGCGTCGGCCTAGCCTGCCATCACGTCAATCACCCGCTGGGCGGCTTCGACCAGCTTGATATTGCGGTCCATGGCCATCTTCCGCAGGCGCTTGAAGGCCTCGTCTTCCGACAGGCTCATCTGCTTCATCAGCAGCCCCTTGGCGCGCTCGAGCACCTTGCGTTCGGCCAGCTGGGTCTTGGCGGTATCCAGTTCGGCGCGCAGTTCGCGCTCGTGTTCGAAGCGGGCGTAGGCCACGTCCAGCACGGCCTTGACGCGCGTGGGCTTGATGCCGTCGACGATGTAGGCGGTGATGCCCGCGGCGAACGCCGATTTGATGCGCGCCGCGTCGTCGTTGTCGGTGAACAGCACGATGGGGCGCGGCGCATGCTGGGTGGCCACGCAGACGTGCTCGATCGTGTCCCGCGCGGCCGACTCGGATGCAACGATCACCATGTCGGGCTGCGTCTGGGCGATGCGGTCGGGCAGGGTGAGGTCGGCGTCGGCTACACCCACGTCGATGAAGCCGGCCTCGGCCAGGCCCGCACGGATGAGCTCCAGGTTGATCTGTTCGGCATCCAACGGATCGCGCACCAGCAGCACGCGCATCGGCGCGGCCGGGTGAGGCGCGGCGGGCGAGGCGGATGGGGTGGGCGGTTTCGCTTGCATGGTGCAAAGTGGGGCGTTGTGCACGGCGGTTACGCAAGAACCGCGCCGGGCCGGTGCGGGTGTATGCTCGCAGCTCGGTCGCCGGGGGGCGGTGGCCGTGTCCCGTCTGTTTATTCAAGCGAGTTTCCAGGAGATCCGCATGACCGAATTTGTCGTCACCCCGCCCACCGTCAATGGCATTCCCG
Proteins encoded in this window:
- a CDS encoding ABC transporter ATP-binding protein; the encoded protein is MSEKFLRIENVGQTFKTKKGAFVALRDIDLTVARGECIALIGHSGCGKSTLLNLIAGLTRPTTGGLILAEREIAGPGPDRAVVFQNHSLLPWLTCFDNVYLAVERVFGKTETKAQLRERTHAALALVGLTHAEQKHPHEISGGMKQRVGIARALSMEPKVLLMDEPFGALDALTRAHLQDELLKIVASTGSTVVMVTHDVDEAVLLADRIVMMTNGPAATIGEVLTVDLPRPRDRMALAEDPTYHTCRTAVLDFLYRKQRHPVAEAA
- the ntrB gene encoding nitrate ABC transporter permease, producing MNTLVKTLSGVQSDAAIPTRRIALRDWFVAAVVRSFPPMLGLVIFVLAWQGIATAIPALPTPAVTWKAAVALFADPFYRNGPNDQGVGWNVLASLARVGAGFGMAAVIGIPAGFLIGRFAFLNAMASPIISLLRPVSPLAWLPIGLLLFKSANPAAIWAIFICSIWPMVINTAVGVTRVPQDYLNVARVLNLSEWKVFTRVLFPAVLPYMLTGVRLSIGTAWLVIVAAEMLTGGVGIGFWLWDEWNNLKVEHIVIAIFVIGVVGLLLEHALLAIARRFSYDSV
- a CDS encoding CmpA/NrtA family ABC transporter substrate-binding protein; the protein is MAAPDKTDPVVNPINPKRRSVIKAAATIAGGSAVALIDPLVRAGAWAAGSDAPEKTELKVGFIPLTDCASVVMASTLGIDKKYGIKITPSKEASWAGVRDKLVSGDLDAAHVLYGLIYGVQLGIGGPKKDMAVLMTLNNNGQAITLSNKLKEAGVKDGASLKAVMARDKREYVFAQTFPTGTHAMWLYYWLAAHGIHPLQDAKAITVPPPQMVANMRVGNMDGYCVGEPWGARAIADNIGFTAETTQAIWKDHPEKVLGTTAEFVQKYPNTARALTAAVLEAGKFIDASASNRRKTAETIAAKSYVNTDMDIILDRMLGRYTNGIGKTWDDPDPMRFYHDGAVNFPYLSDGMWFLTQQKRWGLLKTHPDYAAVAKQVNRIDIFKQAAAATGTPLPKSDMRTAKLIDGVVWDAKNPAAYADGFKLKA
- a CDS encoding ANTAR domain-containing response regulator, whose amino-acid sequence is MQAKPPTPSASPAAPHPAAPMRVLLVRDPLDAEQINLELIRAGLAEAGFIDVGVADADLTLPDRIAQTQPDMVIVASESAARDTIEHVCVATQHAPRPIVLFTDNDDAARIKSAFAAGITAYIVDGIKPTRVKAVLDVAYARFEHERELRAELDTAKTQLAERKVLERAKGLLMKQMSLSEDEAFKRLRKMAMDRNIKLVEAAQRVIDVMAG